DNA sequence from the Pseudocalidococcus azoricus BACA0444 genome:
CAAATATTTTACGGTTGGGGAAGTCACCAATAATCAACCGGCCCGGATTCCGCCAGTTGGCCCCCACCGAGACAATGTGATCCGATTGGCCAGAGAGTTAGACCTGGTGCGCGAGGCCTGGGGTGGCCCGATTGGGGTGACTTCGTGGTATCGGCCCCCGGCAATTAACCGGGCTGTGGGGGGTGTGAGCAATTCCCAGCATCTAACTGGCCTGGCTGCTGACATTTACCCCATTGGCCGGAACGGCCGGGAATTTGAGGCCTGGCTAGACCGGATTTGGGTTTATGCATTGGGCTACGGGCAAAGTTCGGGCCGAGGGTTTACTCATGTCGATCTCCGACCTGGTCGGGCCCGCTGGCGGTACTAAAAATAAAAATTTACTTTGCTTTTTAGGTCGGATCAGGTCGGATCACTTTGAACACTAGGGAGGTGAAAAAATGGCTGAATTACAGAACTGGCAAGAGATTAAGGTACATCCCCGCTTAGCAAAGATGCTTGGCACGGCCCGGTATCTCGTTCTCAACCTTGCCCAAGAAAAAAAGCAATCTATCCCCCCGGAACAGTTAGACCTAGTGCTGGTGGGAGTCATGCGGCGGCGGTTTGAGAAGTGCCTGGGTGAATTGTGGGAGGAGGTGATCGCTGAGTTGTCTAAAG
Encoded proteins:
- a CDS encoding D-Ala-D-Ala carboxypeptidase family metallohydrolase translates to MSVIDWNNPNSRVSKYFTVGEVTNNQPARIPPVGPHRDNVIRLARELDLVREAWGGPIGVTSWYRPPAINRAVGGVSNSQHLTGLAADIYPIGRNGREFEAWLDRIWVYALGYGQSSGRGFTHVDLRPGRARWRY